One region of Streptococcus parasanguinis genomic DNA includes:
- the recD2 gene encoding SF1B family DNA helicase RecD2 produces MEYYFSGTIERIIFENPSSFFRILLLDISDTDAEDFDDFEIIVTGTMADIMEGEDYTFWGELVHHPKYGEQLKISRYERAKPSSKGLVKYFSSDHFKGIGLKTAQKIVDLYGDDTIDKILEAPEKLEEITGLSKKNRLAFVEKLRQNYGTERILAQLANYGIPNKLAFQIQDFYKEETLQIVEQQPYRLVEDIQGMGFKIADQLAEELGIASDAPERFRAGLIHSLFSYSIETGNTYIEAKDLLRYTIDLLESARPVELDPSTVAQELGRLIEEDKVQNIDTKIFDNSLFFAEEGIRSHIGRLLEKGKSTSFDPEKINRAIEEVEKDLGIRYDAIQKEAIHQAIQNKVFILTGGPGTGKTTVINGMISVYAQLHHLDLRKKQDLPILLAAPTGRAARRMNELTGLPSATIHRHLGMTGDDDTSHLEDYLDADFIIVDEFSMVDTWLANQLLSNIATDTKLLIVGDADQLPSVSPGQVLADLLQIPSIPQTKLEHIFRQSEDSTIVSLAGDIRQGKLPQDFTERKADRSYFEAGSEHIPKMIEQITSAALRSQIPARDIQVLAPMYKGQAGIDNINTLMQDLLNPAVKDQVVFDTPDCQYRDGDKVIHLVNDAESNVFNGDIGYITDLLPGKYTESKQDELTIQFDGNEIVYPRNEWYKIRLAYAMSIHKSQGSEFPVVILPITNQSHRMLQRNLIYTAITRSKSKLILLGEYSAFDYATKNTGTARKTYLVERFKDLDGGEATKDSSSSVATSSDTVESARSKEETVERKTEPDEPTVYRLTEDNLHTISPMIGLTEEEIAAFFDIKKYD; encoded by the coding sequence ATGGAATATTATTTTTCTGGTACTATTGAGCGCATTATTTTTGAAAACCCTAGCAGTTTTTTTCGAATCCTCTTGCTCGACATCAGCGATACCGATGCCGAAGATTTTGATGATTTTGAGATTATTGTGACAGGAACCATGGCAGATATCATGGAAGGCGAAGACTACACCTTCTGGGGTGAGCTGGTCCATCATCCTAAATACGGAGAGCAGCTCAAAATCAGTCGCTATGAACGTGCCAAACCCTCTAGCAAGGGCTTGGTGAAATATTTTTCCAGCGATCACTTTAAGGGAATTGGTCTCAAAACAGCCCAAAAAATCGTGGACCTCTATGGGGACGATACCATTGACAAAATTTTGGAGGCTCCTGAAAAATTAGAAGAAATCACAGGTCTCTCCAAGAAAAACCGCCTGGCTTTTGTAGAAAAACTCCGTCAGAATTACGGAACGGAGCGCATTCTCGCCCAACTAGCCAACTATGGCATTCCCAATAAATTGGCCTTTCAGATCCAAGATTTTTATAAAGAAGAAACCCTCCAGATCGTGGAGCAACAGCCCTACCGATTGGTGGAAGATATCCAAGGCATGGGCTTTAAAATCGCGGACCAACTAGCCGAAGAATTGGGGATTGCAAGTGACGCCCCTGAGCGGTTCCGCGCGGGCCTGATCCACAGCCTTTTTAGCTACTCTATCGAGACTGGAAATACCTACATCGAGGCCAAGGACCTCCTGCGCTATACCATTGACCTGTTAGAATCCGCTCGGCCAGTAGAATTGGACCCTTCCACTGTCGCCCAAGAATTAGGACGCCTCATCGAGGAAGACAAGGTCCAAAACATAGATACCAAGATCTTTGACAATAGCCTCTTCTTTGCGGAGGAAGGGATTCGCAGTCATATCGGTCGATTGTTGGAAAAAGGAAAGTCGACTTCATTTGACCCTGAGAAAATCAACCGGGCTATCGAGGAGGTTGAAAAAGATCTGGGGATTCGCTACGATGCCATTCAAAAAGAGGCGATTCACCAAGCTATCCAAAATAAGGTCTTTATCCTCACCGGGGGACCGGGGACAGGAAAGACTACCGTTATCAATGGGATGATCAGCGTCTATGCTCAACTCCACCATCTGGATCTTCGGAAGAAACAAGACCTGCCGATCCTCTTGGCTGCCCCAACAGGACGGGCAGCTAGACGCATGAATGAGCTGACAGGACTTCCGAGCGCCACCATCCACCGCCATTTGGGGATGACAGGAGATGATGACACCAGCCACTTAGAGGACTATCTGGATGCAGACTTCATCATTGTGGACGAATTTTCCATGGTTGATACCTGGCTGGCTAATCAATTACTCAGCAACATCGCAACAGATACCAAACTCTTGATTGTGGGAGATGCCGACCAATTACCTTCCGTCAGCCCTGGTCAGGTCTTGGCTGATCTCTTGCAGATCCCAAGCATCCCTCAGACCAAACTCGAACATATTTTCCGTCAGAGTGAGGACTCGACCATTGTCTCACTAGCAGGAGACATTCGCCAAGGCAAGCTTCCTCAAGATTTCACAGAACGAAAAGCTGACCGCTCTTATTTCGAAGCCGGAAGCGAACACATCCCTAAGATGATCGAACAAATCACTTCTGCTGCCCTTCGTAGTCAGATCCCTGCTCGAGATATCCAAGTCTTGGCACCCATGTACAAGGGCCAGGCCGGCATTGACAATATCAATACGCTCATGCAAGACCTTCTCAATCCAGCTGTTAAAGACCAGGTGGTCTTTGACACGCCAGACTGCCAATACCGCGATGGAGACAAGGTCATCCATCTGGTCAATGATGCAGAAAGCAATGTCTTTAATGGAGATATCGGCTACATCACCGATCTTCTCCCAGGAAAATATACAGAATCCAAGCAAGATGAATTGACCATCCAATTTGATGGCAATGAAATCGTCTACCCGCGCAATGAATGGTACAAGATTCGCTTAGCCTATGCGATGAGTATTCACAAATCACAAGGAAGCGAATTCCCGGTGGTAATTTTACCCATTACCAATCAAAGCCACCGGATGCTGCAGCGTAATTTGATCTATACTGCCATCACGCGCTCTAAGAGCAAACTGATCCTCTTAGGGGAATACAGCGCCTTTGATTACGCCACTAAAAATACCGGTACTGCGCGCAAGACCTACTTGGTGGAACGCTTCAAGGACCTGGACGGAGGCGAGGCAACCAAAGACTCTTCTTCATCCGTTGCCACCTCTTCTGATACAGTCGAATCTGCGCGAAGCAAGGAAGAAACTGTTGAAAGGAAGACTGAGCCTGATGAACCGACTGTCTATCGACTGACAGAAGACAATCTCCACACCATCTCTCCTATGATCGGACTGACTGAAGAAGAAATTGCAGCCTTTTTTGACATCAAAAAATACGACTAG